A stretch of the Aegilops tauschii subsp. strangulata cultivar AL8/78 chromosome 4, Aet v6.0, whole genome shotgun sequence genome encodes the following:
- the LOC109780595 gene encoding imidazole glycerol phosphate synthase hisHF, chloroplastic codes for MPPPPPPSQGAMATGAANHPLPCSVGRPKGTNQRRRPASLSVRASSDANTVTLLDYGAGNVRSVRNAIRHLGFNIRDVRSPEDILAADRLVFPGVGAFGSAMDVLNRTGMADALREYIRRDRPFLGICLGLQLLFDSSEENGPVSGLGVIPGVVRRFDSSEGLIVPHIGWNALQITKDTQLLQGADGHHVYFVHSYHALPSDANRDWISSTCNYGESFISSISMGNIEAVQFHPEKSGATGLSIFEKFLSPNSSGAKAPAHRKASKLAKRVIACLDVRSNDNGDLVVTKGDQYDVRDHSSSKEVRNLGKPVELASQYYIDGADEVSFLNITGFRAFPLGDLPMLEVLRCASEKVFVPLTVGGGIRDFTDGSGRYYSSLEVASEYFRSGADKISIGSDAVFAAEAYLQTGVKTGKSSLEQISRVYGNQAVVVSIDPRRVYVKSPDEVQFRTVKVSSKGPLGEEYAWYQCTVSGGRDSRPIGAYELAKAVEELGAGEILLNCIDCDGQGGGFDIDLIKMVSDAVTIPVIASSGAGSVEHFSEVFEKTNASAALAAGIFHRKEVPILAVKEHLVDSGVEVRMQ; via the exons atgccgccgccgccgccgccgtcgcaggGAGCAATGGCCACCGGCGCCGCCAACCACCCCCTCCCCTGCTCCGTCGGCCGTCCGAAGGGGACGAACCAGCGGCGCAGACCCGCCTCCCTCTCCGTGCGCGCGTCCAGCGACGCCAACA CCGTGACGCTGCTGGACTACGGCGCGGGCAACGTCCGCAGCGTGCGCAACGCAATCCGCCACCTCGGCTTCAACATCCGCGACGTGCGGAGCCCCGAGGACATCCTTGCCGCCGACCGCCTCGTATTCCCCGGAGTCGGAGCTTTCGGTTCCGCCATGGACGTCCTCAACCGTACAGGCATGGCCGACGCGCTTCGCGAGTACATCCGCAGGGACCGCCCCTTCCTGGGTATCTGCCTCGGCCTTCAGCTGCTATTCGATTCCAGCGAGGAGAATGGCCCGG TAAGCGGCCTTGGTGTGATACCTGGAGTTGTCAGGCGATTCGACTCTTCAGAGGGTCTCATAGTACCTCACATTGGATGGAACGCCCTCCAGATCACCAAGGACACGCAGCTTCTGCAAGGAGCTGATGGCCACCATGTGTACTTCGTTCACTCCTATCACGCTCTACCC TCAGATGCTAACAGAGACTGGATTTCATCGACATGTAACTACGGTGAGAGTTTCATATCATCTATCTCGATGGGCAACATTGAGGCAGTTCAGTTTCACCCAGAGAAGAGTGGAG CTACTGGACTTTCCATTTTTGAAAAATTTCTCAGTCCTAACTCTTCAGGGGCAAAG GCCCCAGCTCATAGAAAAGCATCAAAACTTGCAAAGAGA GTGATAGCATGCCTTGATGTTCGGTCAAATGATAATGGGGATCTTGTGGTAACAAAAGGTGACCAGTATGATGTAAGAGATCATAGTAGCAGCAAAGAG GTAAGAAACCTTGGCAAGCCAGTGGAATTAGCAAGTCAATACTACATAGATGGAGCTGATGAG GTCAGCTTCTTGAATATAACTGGTTTCCGTGCCTTTCCATTGGGTGATTTGCCAATGCTAGAG GTACTACGTTGCGCATCTGAAAAAGTTTTTGTGCCACTTACAGTTGGTGGTGGTATAAGAGACTTCACGGATGGAAGTGGAAG ATACTATTCAAGCTTGGAAGTAGCATCAGAATATTTCAGGTCTGGCGCTGACAAGATTTCAATTGGAAGTGATGCTGTTTTTGCTGCTGAAGCCTATTTACAGACTGGT GTAAAGACGGGGAAAAGCAGCTTGGAGCAAATTTCTAGAGTATATGGAAACCAG GCTGTAGTTGTAAGTATTGATCCTCGAAGAGTATATGTCAAAAGTCCAGATGAGGTGCAATTTAGAACTGTAAAAGTGTCCAGTAAAG GTCCATTAGGAGAAGAATATGCATGGTACCAGTGCACA GTAAGTGGTGGGCGTGATAGCCGGCCTATAGGAGCATATGAACTAGCAAAAGCTGTGGAAGAATTGGGCGCAGGAGAAATACTACTCAACTGCATTGATTGTGATG GTCAGGGCGGTGGGTTTGATATAGATTTGATCAAAATGGTGTCGGATGCTGTGACAATTCCTGTCATTGCAAGCAGTGGTGCTGGTTCGGTGGAACATTTTTCTGAAGTCTTTGAGAAAACAAACGCTTCTGCTGCCCTTGCTGCTGGCATTTTCCATCGGAAAGAG